AGCGCCAGATCTGGCGCATCGTCGCGCGAGGTCGCGAGGATCTCGTCGAATGGGATCCATCCTGGTGAAGCGGCGGTGGCGGCTTCGGCGATGATCTCGACGAGCGTTGCAATGGCCGTGCCCGATTTCGCTACCGCCAGTTCTGCGGTCTCAACGAGCTCCGTCTGGGCGATAAGGATCTGTGGCTCAACAACCTCAAGGAGCGGCCCGATCTCGCCTGCGGTCAGCACGAAGTTCAGCGGGACGAGGATCGCGCCGGCCCGCACCGCCCCGTACGCTGCGACGGCGAACTGCCAGCAGTTGCGGCTGAGCAACGCGATCCTGTCGCCGCGACGCGCGCCACACTCGGTGAGCGCGTTCGCGAACCTGTTCGCGAGCCGATCGAGCTCCGCGAAAGTGAGCGTCGTGTCGCCGTCGATGAGTGCGATCTTGTTTGGGCGACGGGCGGCGGAGCGCCTGAGGTGCTCGCCAAGCGTGTCAGCTCGGGCGGAGGAGATCGTGGCCGAGAGTGCCTCGTCAAACAGCAAAGTCATACCTCACTTCGTCGTAAAGTACTCGCCCGGTCGGGCGGGGTGCTGGCAACGATAGCAACGCTCGCCTGGGACTACCACCCTCGTCGGGAGGTACGATGAAGTACGTGCCTACGAACACTGACAGTAACGAGCTTGCGATGCCGCACTTCCCTGAGCCGAGCGCCGAGCTCGCGCGCGCGGAGAAGCTGATTCTCGGGATCCCGGACCACCCGGCGCCGGGCATCGTCTTCCGCGACATCATGCCGCTGCTCGCTGACGGCCCGGCGTTCAAAGCGACAGTCGATGCGCTCATCGCCCCGTTTCTCGGCACGTTCGACGTGATCGCTGGGCTTGAGGCGCGCGGGTTTCTGCTCGCGAGCGCAGCTGCGTACTCGACGGGTGCCGGGCTGCTCCCGATCCGTAAGGCAGGCAAGCTGCCCCGCCCGGCAGCGTCGGTGGGCTACGAGCTCGAGTACGGGGTCGCCGAGGTTGAAGCTCACAACGACTTGCCCGCAGGTACCCGAGTGCTGTTGATTGACGATGTTTTGGCGACTGGCGGTACGCTCGAGGCCGCTCGCGAGCTCGTCGAGCTGCTCGGCTACACAGTCGCCGGAACCGCTGTGCTGTTTGAGATCAACGGGCTCGGCGGTCGCCTCGCGGTCGCAGACCCGAACCTGCACACCGTGTTCGCGAGCGGCGAGTAAGCGCGCTCCGGGCAGCACCAGGGACGGAGTCGGCGCGTGAAGCGAAAGCGGGAACAGTCAAGCGCCGTCGCCGAACTTCTCGATCTCGCTGGCTCCGATCCTGATCTGCTGCGGTCGGGGAGGATCCCGGACCCGCAGCCGGCGCACACGCCGCTCTTTCGATGGCTCGCCCGCGTCCTCGGGACGCTTGAGGCGTTTCTCCGCGCGCGCGGCGGTACGGTCTTGCGCAACGCGATTCGCGTCTTCTGGGCGGTGCTTGCGGCCGTCGGAATCGTGCTCCTCGTTGGCCCGGTCATCAACAAGCCGATGGACTTCGACGAAGTTATCGCTTCGGCCAAGGTTGCGGATGTGAAGTGGGTCGCGCGCGACGCGGCGATTGACTATGAGGTCGCGCGTGAGCCTGACGGCACGTTTTCGGCAGTGGTCACTGAACGCTTCACCGCGAGCTTCGTGAATGGGCCTGAGCGCAGCGTGCTGAGAACGCTCGTCACCGAGGTCGACGGGAAAGACACAGAGTTCGCGCTACGGGAGGCAACTGTCGATGGTGAGCCTGCGCTGACGGCGGTGACACGCCACGCGACAACAATTGACATCACGCTCCGCACGCCGAAGGGTGAGGCGTTCGAGGGTGAACGCGAGATCGAGCTGAGCTACGAGCTGCACCACCTTGCGCGGCAACAGACCGACGTGGCCACCGGCAACGCGGTCGACGCGTGGCAGTGGCCGTTGTTTGCCCCGAGCTGGCCGCAGGCCACGAAGGGCCTCGCGGTGTCGGTGAAGCTACCGGGTGAGCTCGACAGGGCTCTCGTGCGCCAGCCACACGCCTCCGTCGGGTGGCTGCTAGTCAGCGGAAACATCTGGCTCACGCCAGGCGAGACGGCCGGGGGCGCAGTCACCTATTCGTTCGAGAACGACGATTCGCTCCCGCCGCACTCAGACGTGTGGGTCGAGTTCACCTTCGCCGAGGGCACGTTCGCTGAGCCGCCAACGACGGCGCTCTTCTGGGTGCAGACTTGGGGCCCGGTGCTGCCGCTCGCGGTGCTTGTCGGACTCATGCTGTTTGCGCTTGCGGCTCGCTGGGTGGTGTGGGCGGACTCTGCGGGGGACCCGTGGTTCGTCGCGCGTGACTCGGCCCCGCATGGGATCTCTCCGCTGCTTGCGGCGGACCTGCTCGGTAAGCCACGGTACGCCGAGCTCGTCTCCGCGCTCGCCGCAGCCCCCGCGCGCGGGACGGCGGACGCCACCGACAGGTGGCTGCGATCCGTTGCCCGTGCCGGGCGCCGAGCTGGCAGGGTCGGTAATCTCCCCGCGGTTGTGGGGTGGCGTTCGCGGTGGGCGCGCGCGGGCGCGCCGGTGGCCGAGAAGCTCCGCTGGGTGCCCGACAGCTACGTGCGTGACACATTCTTGCTCGCTCCGCTCGCGGTAACGCTTGTGCAGTGGGGCATTCTGCGGCAGCTGTCGCACCAGGTCATCTTGAGCGTCGTCTGGTGGCCGGCGGCGTTCGTGCTCGGCTCGACCGTGATCGCGGGCGTCACGCTGTGGGCAGTCTGGCGTCCGCGCCCGCTCACGAGAGCTGGCGCGCTGGCCAAGCAGCAGTTGAGCGGCATCGCTGTCTTTGCGCGGGGAACCCGGTTGTCTGAGCGGGGTCCTGTCGATGATCCGCTGCTCCCGTATGCCGCGCTGTTCGAGCCGCCGCGCCGAGCCGGGAACGCCGTCATTGAACTGGCCGCTCGCGAGACCGGCGACCGTCGCGTCTCAGCCGGGTGGCGCGGCGAGCATTTTCTCTCAGTGCCAGCGATCTTGGCCACAGTCGCGGCTGGAGCGCTCGCGGCGGGATCGATTGTGCTCGTGAGCACGCAGCCGGCGCCTTACGGGGAGGCCGAGTACCTGACGTGGCCGTCATCGGAGGCGAGCGGGGTCATCTGGACGCAGACCGAGGGTTTCGAGATTGAAGCCGAGCTCTCGCGCGGCGACGATGGCGGCGCTCGGCTCGACGTGACTGAGCGGCTCACCGTCGGGTTTGAGCCCGGCGGAGCATCGGTGCCCCAGTTCGAGCGCGAGTGGCCGCGAGAGCGGCTGGGTCAGGATCTTGGCCTCGTCGTGGAAGAGGTTCGCGTCGACGGGGCTGTGGTGCCGTTTCACGAGACGACGGGTAGTCGGACGACGAAGGTGACGACGAAGCTTGGCGAGGTGCTCACCGGAGACCTTCCTGTCGAGGTGCGGTACGCCCTCACGAGCCCGGCCGTTGAGGTTCGAGACGGCGGTGACACCGCCCAGCAGGTGCGATGGACCGCAATGCACTGGTTCTGGGATGACACGTTCTACTCGAACCAAGCGAATCCGTACGACGGATCCGAACCTGTGCGGCCGCTCCGCGTCCAGCTCACGATCGCCCCGGAGCTCGCGGGAGAGCTCCGATCGGGCGGGTGGATCAGTCACGGCGATGCCGAGCGGGTGCCTGGCGAAAGCGGGCAGGGGTTCGAGCCGTGGGTCGCCGAGCGCGACATCTACAACGACTCGGGCCGCGTCGAGCTCGTGGTCGGGTCTCAGGCGACGGGCGCCGATGGGGAGCTTGTCGTCACGCTCGATGCGGCTGCCGTCGAGTCTCGCCCCGCACCGCTCCCTGGCGATGGCGACGGAGAACCGGGCGAGCCATTCGCGATCGACGCGGCCCTGAACGCGACACTTGGCCAATACGAGCTCGGCCTCACGGGTGACCTCGGCGCAACGCTGAACTTTACGGCCGACACGTTCTCGAACGTCGTCGATGGAGCTGCCGAGCGCTACAGGGTCTCCTACGGCGCACCGCTTGCCCTGCTCGTCGGCCTGACAGTTGCAGCGCTCGCCGCTGCGGCCGCCGTCTTTGTCGCGGCCGTGCGCCGCGGTAGGGCTGCAGGATCGTCGATCGCGCTCGTCTCGTTCGCGGCCGTTTCCCTGCTCGCCGTCGCTCAATCCATCGTGTTCTGGTGGGTCACCGGGCCGATGCCTGGCGACTCGGCTGTCGTTCCGGCGATGGTTGCCTGCTCGCTCGCGATGTGGGGCGCGGTCGTCGCGCAGTGGGTCGCGGTGGTTCGTGCCGGATCGGCCGTTGGGAAGGCGCCGGCGAAGAAAGCCGCCAAGGCGCAGTAGCGCATCACCTGGGTTACGATTGTCAATCGATTGTTGCGCTCGCTCGAGAATTCGCGGCATCCCCGTAGTCTTGGGAGGGTGAGTGACTCCTTTTTTGCAGCAAGAGATCAGCTTCTCGACCTCCAGGGGGACCCCGCACGGGCGCGGGCCGAGTTTCGCTGGCCAGACGTTGGCGACGCGTTCAACTGGGCCCACGACGTGTTCGATCGCATCGCCGACGGCAACGATACGACCGCGCTCTGGATCGCCGAGGAGGACGGCTCGGAGGTCAAGCGAAGCTTCCGCGAGCTGAAGCAGCGTTCCGACCAGGTCGCGAACTGGCTGCGCAGCCTCGGCGCGAAGCGCGGCGACATCGCGATGCTGATGCTCGGCAACCACGTCGAGCTGTGGGAGATCATGCTCGCCGCGATGAAGCTCGGCGTCGTGATCCTGCCAACCTCCGTCGTCCTCGGCCCGCAGGAGCTCGTCGACCGGGTGGCGCGAGGCAACGTGAACTGGGTGTTCGCCGGCCCGCAGGACGCGGTGAAGTTCGCGGGGATTCCTGGCGGCTTCCGCGGCGTTGGCGTACGGATCGACTCGGGCACGATGGATCAGCGTGCTGCACTGTATGACTGGGCGCGATTCGAGGAGTCGCGCTCGGCGTCGCTTGCGCCGATCGTGAAGCAGACGAAGAGCGTGGATCCGGCGCTGCTGTACTTCACCTCAGGCACGACGAAGCTGCCAAAGATCGCCGTGCACTCGCACACGAGCTACCCGCTCGGGCATTTCACCACGATGGCGTGGCTTGGCGTGCGCCCCGGCGACATTCACTCGGTCATCAGCGCACCGGGCTGGGCGAAGCACGCCTGGTCGAGTTTCTTCGGGCCGTGGAACGCTGGCGCGACTGTGTATGTCGCGAACTACGGCAAGTTCAAGGCCGAGCGAATCATCGCCGAGCTTGATCGCGTTGGAGTGACGAGTTTCTGCGCGCCGCCGACTGTGTGGCGCATGCTCATCCAGAGCGACCTTGGGCAGAAGCCGTCGGGGCTCCGTGAGGTTGTCTCGGCGGGCGAGCCGCTGAATCCCGAGGTGATCTCGCGCATCGAAGAGAGCTGGGGTCTCGTGCTCCGCGACGGCTACGGTCAGACCGAGACAACAGCCACTGTCGGCAACATGCCTGGCGACCTCGTCGTGCCGGGCGCGATGGGTAAACCGCTTCCCGGCGTAGACATCGTGCTCGTCGACCCGATGACAGGAGACGAGGGCGACGAGGGCGAAGTCTGCCTTCGACTTGGTCCTGAAGACGGCGGCCAGGGCGCCGCGCGTCCCGTCAACCTCATGAGTGGCTACTTCGGCAACGCGGAGGCGACGGCCGAGGCGCTCGCGGGCGGGCTCTACCACACGGGCGACGTCGCACAGCGCGACGAGCACGGGTCGCTGACCTTCGTTGGCCGCACCGACGACATCTTCAAGTCGAGCGACTTCAAGGTCTCGCCGTTCGAGGTTGAAAGCGTCATGCTCGAACACGATTTCGTCGCCGAGGCGGCAGTGATAGGCGCCCCAGACGACACCCGCCTGAACGTGACGAAGGCGTACGTATCGCTTGCTGCCGGCGTTGAGGCATCTGAAGCGACAGCGAGGGAGATCCTGTTGCACGCGAGGCGTGCGCTTCCCGCGTACATGCGTGTGCGCCGCGTTGAATTCTTCGAGCTGCCGAAGACGACCTCGGGCAAGATTCGCCGAGTCGAGCTACGCCAGCGCGAGGAGGCAGCCCATGCCGCAGGCGAGCGGGTCACCTCGGAGTGGCGCGAGGAAGACTTCCCTGACCTGAAGGCCTGACAGCCTCAGCTGGGCAGGCCGACGGGGTCGAGTGCCTCGTAGCACCGCTCGATCCGATCCCGCCACCAGCGGGTCCGCTCGGGTGGCGCCGCGAACCTGTCGATCGCCGCGCTGTCGAGCGTCGGGCGTGTCAGCGGAAGCTTCCCGTCTACTGGAATGAGGGGCGCAACCGCGACGTCGCCTTCGAGCAGCGCGACGGTGCCGAGACCGCACGCACCGGCCAGCAGGTGGTTGGGGAGTGCTGCCGCGAGGTGTAGCCCCATCGAAATGCCAACCGAGGTATCGAGGGCACTCGACACGATCACGGGAAGCCTGGCCTCCTTGATGATCCGCAGCGCCCCAGCAATGCCGCCGAGCGGTTGCGCCTTCGCGACGATGAGATCTGCGGCGCCGGCGCGGGCAACCGCGAGGGGATCCTCAGCTTTTCGAACGCTCTCATCGGCTGCGATCCGCACCGCGATGCCAGCGCTGGCGAGCAGCGTGCGCAGCTCCGCGAGCTCCGCGACCGACGCGCACGGCTGTTCAGCGTACTCCAGGCCAAACGGGGCGAGGCGCGCGAGCGCGGCGAACGCCTCGGCGACGGTCCAGCCGCCGTTCGCGTCGACGCGAACCGCCCCATCGGGCCCGAGCGCCTCGCGCACCGCCTGTACGCGGGCCACGTCGTCAGCGAGAGCCTGCCCGCGCTCAGCGACCTTCACCTTCGCGGTGCGGCAGCCGGGGAACCTGGCGAGAATCTCAGGTACGGCCCCGGCGGGAACCGCCGGCACCGTTGCGTTCACGGCGATCGCTTTGCGGTGAGGCAGGGGCGGGCGCTCCCAGCCGAACTCCATCGCCGCTGCGAGCCAGCGCGCGCTCTCAGCGTCGTCGTACTCAAGGAAGGGTGAGAACTCACTCGCGCCTTGCGGCCCGGTAAAGATCACGGCCTCCCGCTCGGAGATGCCGCGAAACCTGGTGCGGGTTGGGATCGACACCACACGAGCCGTGTCGAGGAGCTCTGAAAGCGTTGGGGCGGTAGCCATGTTCCGATTGTCTCACCACCCTTCGCTGCTCGACCCAAACCAGCGAATCATCTGACTAAGGTAAGCCTAAAAAATGTACTCTGACCAGGGGAAAGGCTAGCCTTCCCTTGCTTGCGGGGGTGGCGAAACAGGAGCACACTGGAGCCAGAACAACCCGCACGACGGGGGAGGGATACCCATGACACTCGAAGCAACTCGCGGCAGCAACATCAACTCCGTGGCGCCCGCTCAGGCGGCCCAGCACCCAGACTCGGCGCCCGAGCACGCAGACCCGACTGCCGGTGAGCCGCGCTCGGCGCGCATCGGCCAGAAGCTCAATTGGCTGCGCGCTGGGGTGCTCGGAGCGAACGACGGCATCGTCTCAGTCGCAGGCGTCGTCATCGGTGTCGCGGCGGCGACGCCGGGAAACACGGTGGCGGTCGCGACAGCTGGCGTCGCCGCGCTTGTCGCGGGCGCGTTCTCCATGGCTGGCGGCGAGTACGTCTCGGTGAGCACGCAGCGCGACACCGAGAAGGCACTCATCGACCAGAAGCGCCGCTCGCTCGCGTTGCGGCCAGCGGAGGAGCTCCGCGGTCTCGCCGGCTTCTACCGCCGCCGCGGTGTGTCCGCGGCGCTCGCGACCGAGGTCGCCAAGGAGCTCAGCGCGCACGACGCCCTCGCTGCACACGCTGAGGTGGAGCTCGGTATCGACCCTGACGAGTACACGAGCCCCTGGGCCGCGGCGATCTCCTCGTTCATTGCGTTTACTGTCGGCGGGGTGCTGCCGCTCATCATGATCCTGCTGCCGCTCGGCGCCGGCAGGATCCCCGCGGCAGGCTTCGCCGTGCTCCTCGGCCTCGTGCTTACCGGTTGGATCTCAGCAGCGCTTGGGGAAGCGCCGCGGGCCCGGGCGATCCTCCGCAACGTGCTGATGGGCGGGGCGACGATGATCGCGACCTACCTCATCGGCCTCATCTTCGGGGTCGCCGTCGGCTAGGCACAGCAGCACGGAAGTGCCCCCGGCCGAATAGGCTGGGGGCATGACCACACAGGTTTCTGACATCTTCGACCCGAGCGTCTGGGAGATTGCCCCCGGCGCCGAGGGCTACACAGACATCACCGCGCACCTCAGCCTTGACGGGCGCATCGCCCGCATCGCGTTCGACAGGCCTGAGGTGCGCAACGCGTTTCGTCCGCACACAGTCGACGAAC
Above is a window of Leucobacter aridicollis DNA encoding:
- a CDS encoding DUF2207 domain-containing protein encodes the protein MKRKREQSSAVAELLDLAGSDPDLLRSGRIPDPQPAHTPLFRWLARVLGTLEAFLRARGGTVLRNAIRVFWAVLAAVGIVLLVGPVINKPMDFDEVIASAKVADVKWVARDAAIDYEVAREPDGTFSAVVTERFTASFVNGPERSVLRTLVTEVDGKDTEFALREATVDGEPALTAVTRHATTIDITLRTPKGEAFEGEREIELSYELHHLARQQTDVATGNAVDAWQWPLFAPSWPQATKGLAVSVKLPGELDRALVRQPHASVGWLLVSGNIWLTPGETAGGAVTYSFENDDSLPPHSDVWVEFTFAEGTFAEPPTTALFWVQTWGPVLPLAVLVGLMLFALAARWVVWADSAGDPWFVARDSAPHGISPLLAADLLGKPRYAELVSALAAAPARGTADATDRWLRSVARAGRRAGRVGNLPAVVGWRSRWARAGAPVAEKLRWVPDSYVRDTFLLAPLAVTLVQWGILRQLSHQVILSVVWWPAAFVLGSTVIAGVTLWAVWRPRPLTRAGALAKQQLSGIAVFARGTRLSERGPVDDPLLPYAALFEPPRRAGNAVIELAARETGDRRVSAGWRGEHFLSVPAILATVAAGALAAGSIVLVSTQPAPYGEAEYLTWPSSEASGVIWTQTEGFEIEAELSRGDDGGARLDVTERLTVGFEPGGASVPQFEREWPRERLGQDLGLVVEEVRVDGAVVPFHETTGSRTTKVTTKLGEVLTGDLPVEVRYALTSPAVEVRDGGDTAQQVRWTAMHWFWDDTFYSNQANPYDGSEPVRPLRVQLTIAPELAGELRSGGWISHGDAERVPGESGQGFEPWVAERDIYNDSGRVELVVGSQATGADGELVVTLDAAAVESRPAPLPGDGDGEPGEPFAIDAALNATLGQYELGLTGDLGATLNFTADTFSNVVDGAAERYRVSYGAPLALLVGLTVAALAAAAAVFVAAVRRGRAAGSSIALVSFAAVSLLAVAQSIVFWWVTGPMPGDSAVVPAMVACSLAMWGAVVAQWVAVVRAGSAVGKAPAKKAAKAQ
- a CDS encoding VIT1/CCC1 transporter family protein — translated: MTLEATRGSNINSVAPAQAAQHPDSAPEHADPTAGEPRSARIGQKLNWLRAGVLGANDGIVSVAGVVIGVAAATPGNTVAVATAGVAALVAGAFSMAGGEYVSVSTQRDTEKALIDQKRRSLALRPAEELRGLAGFYRRRGVSAALATEVAKELSAHDALAAHAEVELGIDPDEYTSPWAAAISSFIAFTVGGVLPLIMILLPLGAGRIPAAGFAVLLGLVLTGWISAALGEAPRARAILRNVLMGGATMIATYLIGLIFGVAVG
- a CDS encoding adenine phosphoribosyltransferase, which translates into the protein MPHFPEPSAELARAEKLILGIPDHPAPGIVFRDIMPLLADGPAFKATVDALIAPFLGTFDVIAGLEARGFLLASAAAYSTGAGLLPIRKAGKLPRPAASVGYELEYGVAEVEAHNDLPAGTRVLLIDDVLATGGTLEAARELVELLGYTVAGTAVLFEINGLGGRLAVADPNLHTVFASGE
- a CDS encoding AMP-binding protein, with product MSDSFFAARDQLLDLQGDPARARAEFRWPDVGDAFNWAHDVFDRIADGNDTTALWIAEEDGSEVKRSFRELKQRSDQVANWLRSLGAKRGDIAMLMLGNHVELWEIMLAAMKLGVVILPTSVVLGPQELVDRVARGNVNWVFAGPQDAVKFAGIPGGFRGVGVRIDSGTMDQRAALYDWARFEESRSASLAPIVKQTKSVDPALLYFTSGTTKLPKIAVHSHTSYPLGHFTTMAWLGVRPGDIHSVISAPGWAKHAWSSFFGPWNAGATVYVANYGKFKAERIIAELDRVGVTSFCAPPTVWRMLIQSDLGQKPSGLREVVSAGEPLNPEVISRIEESWGLVLRDGYGQTETTATVGNMPGDLVVPGAMGKPLPGVDIVLVDPMTGDEGDEGEVCLRLGPEDGGQGAARPVNLMSGYFGNAEATAEALAGGLYHTGDVAQRDEHGSLTFVGRTDDIFKSSDFKVSPFEVESVMLEHDFVAEAAVIGAPDDTRLNVTKAYVSLAAGVEASEATAREILLHARRALPAYMRVRRVEFFELPKTTSGKIRRVELRQREEAAHAAGERVTSEWREEDFPDLKA
- a CDS encoding o-succinylbenzoate synthase yields the protein MATAPTLSELLDTARVVSIPTRTRFRGISEREAVIFTGPQGASEFSPFLEYDDAESARWLAAAMEFGWERPPLPHRKAIAVNATVPAVPAGAVPEILARFPGCRTAKVKVAERGQALADDVARVQAVREALGPDGAVRVDANGGWTVAEAFAALARLAPFGLEYAEQPCASVAELAELRTLLASAGIAVRIAADESVRKAEDPLAVARAGAADLIVAKAQPLGGIAGALRIIKEARLPVIVSSALDTSVGISMGLHLAAALPNHLLAGACGLGTVALLEGDVAVAPLIPVDGKLPLTRPTLDSAAIDRFAAPPERTRWWRDRIERCYEALDPVGLPS